From the genome of Brevinematales bacterium, one region includes:
- a CDS encoding copper-translocating P-type ATPase, producing the protein MVKKIEVAIEGMTCAACSTRVAKSLNKQDGVIDAAVNLAAEKAYIVYDPKKITTDAMVKTVERAGYRLVLDTKKAPTEEERFRKVRVNFITALIFAGPGALLMLFHMLGWLHLPYWDYIEIILTLPVLFYSGRHVMKSALLSTLSLSPGMDVLIAMGSLASLSTGIMRVFGIPVTNFALVGSMIIAFHLLGKYLEAAAKGKASRAIRALIEFGAKNARVLVDGAEIEIPIEQLRIGDIAVIRPGEKIPSDGEVIDGYSAVDESMISGESVPVEKKAGDPVIGSTINSTGVLKIKITKVGKETFLSQLIRLVEEAQAGKVPIQEFADKVTGVFVPVLVGIAAAVFLFWYFLPDIGDSIMKWGAGWIPWVDPSMNRLSRAVFAAVATLVIACPCALGLATPMAIMVGGGLGARHGILIRNGESIEMMKDIDTALFDKTGTITEGKPEVVEIIHTPGFDGFETALASLERYSEHPLAGAVRDYAKARGLTLSEPEDFAAIPGKGVSAKIGGNMYYAGSADLMLEKCGAIPSFGGAIDSAKEDGLSVIFLGSPGSVHGFAALADKIKPDSKTAIEGLKAIGITPIMVTGDNEKTAKRIAREAGIERVYSGVLPAQKIDIVRQLRAEGRRVVMVGDGINDAPALKGADVGIAIGTGTDIAIEAGDITLVNGSLTGVERAVRLSRAIFVKIRQNLFWAFFYNLVAIPMAAMGLLHPVIAEAAMAFSSINVILNSLRLNGIKLD; encoded by the coding sequence ATGGTAAAAAAAATAGAAGTCGCTATAGAAGGAATGACCTGCGCGGCGTGTTCCACAAGGGTGGCGAAGTCGCTGAATAAGCAGGACGGCGTGATCGACGCGGCGGTGAACCTCGCGGCGGAAAAGGCCTATATTGTCTACGACCCTAAAAAGATAACCACCGACGCGATGGTAAAAACCGTCGAACGCGCGGGATACCGTCTCGTGCTCGATACGAAAAAAGCGCCGACTGAAGAAGAACGCTTCCGCAAGGTTCGGGTGAATTTTATTACCGCGCTCATTTTCGCGGGCCCCGGCGCGCTTCTTATGCTGTTCCATATGCTGGGATGGCTTCACCTGCCGTACTGGGATTATATCGAAATTATCCTTACACTGCCCGTGCTTTTTTACTCCGGCCGTCATGTGATGAAAAGCGCGCTCCTTTCGACCCTCAGCCTGTCGCCGGGTATGGACGTGCTGATCGCGATGGGCTCGCTCGCGTCGCTCTCGACGGGAATCATGCGCGTATTCGGTATCCCGGTGACCAACTTCGCGCTGGTGGGCAGCATGATTATCGCGTTCCACCTGCTGGGCAAATACCTCGAGGCCGCCGCGAAGGGGAAGGCGTCCCGCGCGATCAGGGCGTTGATCGAGTTCGGGGCGAAGAACGCGCGCGTACTGGTCGACGGCGCGGAAATCGAGATACCAATCGAGCAGCTCAGGATCGGCGATATCGCGGTCATCCGCCCCGGCGAGAAAATCCCGTCGGACGGCGAGGTGATCGATGGGTACTCCGCGGTGGACGAATCGATGATCAGCGGGGAGTCCGTACCGGTCGAGAAAAAGGCCGGCGACCCGGTGATCGGCAGTACGATCAACAGCACGGGAGTATTGAAGATAAAGATAACGAAAGTCGGAAAGGAGACTTTCCTTTCGCAGTTGATTCGTCTGGTCGAGGAGGCGCAGGCGGGGAAGGTGCCGATCCAGGAATTCGCCGATAAAGTCACCGGGGTATTCGTCCCCGTGCTCGTGGGGATTGCTGCGGCGGTATTCCTGTTCTGGTACTTCCTTCCCGATATCGGCGACAGTATTATGAAATGGGGCGCGGGCTGGATCCCGTGGGTAGACCCGTCGATGAACCGGTTGTCCCGCGCGGTGTTCGCGGCGGTGGCGACCCTCGTGATCGCGTGCCCCTGCGCGCTCGGACTGGCTACCCCGATGGCGATTATGGTCGGCGGCGGACTGGGCGCCCGGCACGGCATCCTCATCCGCAACGGCGAATCGATCGAGATGATGAAGGATATCGATACCGCCTTGTTCGATAAGACCGGGACGATCACCGAGGGGAAACCCGAAGTGGTGGAGATTATCCATACGCCGGGGTTCGACGGATTCGAGACGGCGCTCGCGTCGCTCGAGCGGTACTCGGAGCATCCGCTCGCCGGGGCGGTACGCGACTACGCGAAGGCGCGCGGCTTGACGCTGAGCGAGCCGGAGGATTTTGCGGCGATACCCGGCAAGGGCGTGAGCGCGAAGATCGGCGGGAATATGTACTACGCGGGAAGCGCGGATTTGATGCTGGAGAAATGCGGCGCAATCCCTTCGTTCGGCGGGGCGATCGACTCCGCGAAGGAGGACGGCCTGAGCGTTATCTTTCTCGGCTCGCCGGGCAGTGTTCACGGCTTCGCGGCTCTCGCGGATAAGATCAAGCCCGATTCGAAGACCGCTATCGAGGGGTTGAAGGCCATCGGGATTACGCCGATTATGGTGACCGGGGATAACGAGAAGACCGCGAAACGTATCGCGCGCGAAGCGGGGATAGAACGAGTCTACTCCGGCGTACTGCCTGCGCAGAAGATCGACATAGTCCGCCAGCTGAGAGCCGAGGGGCGGCGGGTAGTGATGGTCGGCGACGGTATCAACGACGCGCCCGCGTTGAAGGGCGCGGACGTCGGTATCGCGATCGGCACCGGAACCGATATCGCTATCGAGGCGGGGGATATCACCCTTGTCAACGGGAGTCTCACCGGTGTGGAACGCGCGGTTCGGTTATCGCGCGCGATATTCGTGAAGATTCGCCAGAACCTGTTCTGGGCGTTCTTCTATAACCTCGTGGCGATTCCGATGGCGGCGATGGGATTACTGCATCCCGTGATAGCCGAAGCGGCGATGGCGTTCTCGTCGATCAATGTGATACTGAACTCCCTGCGCCTGAACGGGATCAAGCTGGACTGA
- a CDS encoding TetR/AcrR family transcriptional regulator, with amino-acid sequence MRVKLESTRKKIEKSALEEFYQFGFKNASMRVIAKKADMTVGNLYCYYENKEDMFRSLVENVRKEILELVNKIAEPILSDLSFPEDKLRGVISVAADYVYKRKKELIILFQGAKGSIFGDFRHKFTDKLSQTLKKGIEQIEKSASQKFDVQKEFVIDLLSETYITMIIEILKKNKSKDWIEKVMFDIIRLLHKGVMSFFDK; translated from the coding sequence ATGAGAGTGAAACTGGAAAGCACACGTAAAAAGATTGAGAAATCCGCGCTCGAGGAGTTTTATCAGTTCGGGTTTAAAAACGCCTCCATGCGGGTGATCGCGAAAAAAGCCGATATGACGGTCGGTAATTTGTATTGCTATTATGAAAACAAAGAAGATATGTTCCGATCGCTGGTAGAAAACGTCAGGAAAGAAATTCTCGAACTCGTCAACAAGATTGCCGAACCGATATTATCCGATCTCAGTTTCCCGGAAGATAAGCTGAGAGGGGTTATTTCGGTTGCGGCGGATTATGTATATAAAAGAAAGAAAGAATTAATTATTTTATTCCAGGGCGCGAAGGGTTCCATTTTCGGGGATTTCAGGCATAAATTCACCGATAAACTTTCGCAAACCCTGAAAAAAGGTATCGAGCAGATAGAAAAATCGGCCTCGCAGAAATTCGACGTACAGAAGGAATTCGTTATCGACCTGCTTTCTGAAACCTATATTACCATGATTATCGAAATTCTGAAAAAGAATAAATCCAAGGATTGGATCGAAAAGGTGATGTTCGATATCATCCGGCTTCTGCATAAGGGGGTTATGAGCTTTTTCGATAAATAA
- a CDS encoding TIGR00266 family protein — MDFKIEGGPVFTILRVNLQAGENIKAEAGAMVAMSPSIELKAKTTGKGFLGAIGAMVGGESLFSSVYTANAAGELLITPATPGDIVHVKLAGQTLMAQAGAYLAGTVDLQISAQGSLKALIGGEGLFLSKITGTGDLFLGSYGAILMKELAPGETYIVDTGHMVAWEAQVQYKLKKAAKGLFSTLASGEGLVGEYTGPGKLWLQTRNLSALAGILAPMIVKS, encoded by the coding sequence ATGGATTTTAAAATTGAAGGCGGGCCGGTTTTTACTATTCTGCGCGTTAATTTGCAGGCGGGTGAGAATATCAAGGCCGAAGCGGGCGCTATGGTTGCGATGAGTCCTTCTATCGAACTCAAGGCGAAAACTACCGGTAAAGGATTTCTGGGCGCGATAGGCGCGATGGTCGGCGGTGAATCGTTATTCTCGTCAGTTTATACCGCTAATGCAGCCGGGGAACTTTTAATCACCCCCGCTACTCCCGGCGATATAGTTCATGTAAAGCTCGCCGGCCAGACGCTGATGGCTCAGGCCGGTGCATATCTCGCGGGCACAGTCGACCTCCAAATCAGCGCTCAAGGGTCGCTGAAAGCCCTCATCGGCGGCGAAGGTCTCTTCCTCTCAAAAATCACCGGAACCGGCGATCTGTTCCTCGGTTCGTACGGCGCTATCCTGATGAAGGAATTGGCTCCCGGCGAAACCTATATTGTCGATACCGGCCACATGGTAGCATGGGAAGCTCAGGTTCAGTATAAGCTGAAAAAAGCGGCCAAGGGCTTGTTCTCCACTTTGGCCTCCGGCGAAGGATTGGTCGGCGAATATACCGGCCCCGGGAAACTCTGGCTCCAGACCCGCAACCTTTCCGCTCTCGCGGGCATCCTCGCCCCGATGATTGTCAAAAGTTAA